Proteins from one Arthrobacter sp. DNA4 genomic window:
- a CDS encoding sugar phosphate isomerase/epimerase family protein — protein MKIALDPTPFHHSHSLLGFPRVVADLGYKYMQMTPHADFIPFFNHPKADDDLVGQLKKACRDAGIEIASVLPVLRWSGPDEDAREAAVRYWKRAIQITVDLGVSTMNSEFSGKPEKAEESERAFYRSMEELLPIIEREGIDLLIDPHPDDFVEEGLAAIRVIRGVNSKNVGMVYVASHSFHMKNSPLDIMRAAGDKLRLVHVADTMDHHASHGLRYITNPPGNPVRVHQHLKIGDGDVNWDEFFGGLKEIGFLDRENTVMVSSVFAENENAEEVSRYQLETMKQYVQKVSV, from the coding sequence GTGAAAATCGCACTTGACCCCACCCCGTTCCACCACTCGCACAGCCTGCTGGGATTCCCCAGGGTGGTGGCGGACCTTGGCTACAAGTACATGCAGATGACCCCGCACGCGGACTTCATCCCCTTCTTCAACCACCCCAAGGCGGACGACGACCTGGTGGGCCAGCTGAAAAAAGCCTGCCGCGACGCCGGAATCGAGATTGCCTCGGTCCTGCCGGTGCTCCGCTGGTCCGGCCCGGACGAGGATGCCCGCGAAGCAGCCGTCCGCTACTGGAAACGTGCCATCCAGATCACCGTTGACCTGGGCGTCAGCACCATGAACAGCGAGTTCAGCGGTAAGCCCGAGAAGGCCGAGGAGTCCGAGCGGGCGTTTTACCGCTCCATGGAGGAACTGCTGCCCATCATCGAGCGTGAGGGCATCGACCTGCTGATCGACCCCCACCCTGACGACTTCGTGGAGGAAGGCCTTGCCGCCATCCGCGTGATCCGCGGCGTGAACTCAAAGAACGTGGGCATGGTCTACGTGGCGTCCCACAGCTTCCACATGAAGAACTCGCCGCTGGATATCATGCGGGCCGCCGGGGACAAGCTTCGCCTGGTCCACGTGGCCGACACCATGGACCACCACGCCTCACACGGCCTGCGCTACATCACCAACCCGCCAGGCAACCCGGTCCGGGTGCACCAGCACCTGAAGATCGGCGACGGCGACGTGAACTGGGACGAGTTCTTCGGCGGCCTGAAGGAAATCGGCTTCCTGGACCGCGAGAATACTGTGATGGTCTCCAGCGTCTTTGCCGAGAATGAAAATGCCGAGGAGGTCTCCCGCTACCAGCTGGAGACCATGAAGCAGTACGTCCAAAAGGTCAGCGTATGA
- a CDS encoding sugar porter family MFS transporter yields the protein MSSTVSGKATVKQPGSHQRALRTATIISTFGGLLFGYDTGVINGALPYMQEDLGLTPLTEGLVTSSLLFGAAFGALFGGRLADRNGRRRMIMVLAVIFLLGTLGCTFSPNTEVMIAARFILGLAVGGASVTVPVYLAEVSPSNRRGRIVTQNELMIVTGQLLAFIFNAYLGNTFGEAGGIWRWMLVIATLPAIALWIGMNFMPESPRWLASIGSFGETLSVLQRIRSQEEARREFEEVKAMAVEDYKSKMGSWKDLGIPWLRRIFFVGLGLAVIQQITGVNSIMYYGTQILSQSGFGREAALTANIANGAISVLATFVGIWLLGRVGRRRMLITGQVGTTAALLLIGLFSLILPEGSARGFVILSLTVTFLAFQQGAISPVTWLMLSEIFPLKIRGLGMGASAFLLWIVNFLIGFGFPQLLAAIGISNTFFVFAVLGVGAIAFAARYVPETKDKSLEDLEHYFKNVAGREPDTAGSRRAF from the coding sequence ATGAGTTCGACTGTTTCCGGTAAGGCAACTGTAAAGCAGCCGGGCAGCCACCAGCGGGCGCTGCGGACGGCCACCATCATCTCCACGTTCGGCGGGCTGCTGTTCGGCTACGACACCGGCGTCATCAACGGCGCCCTGCCGTACATGCAGGAGGATCTGGGCCTCACCCCGCTGACCGAGGGCCTGGTGACCTCGTCGCTGCTGTTCGGTGCCGCCTTCGGTGCCCTGTTCGGCGGCCGACTGGCAGACCGCAACGGCCGGCGCAGGATGATCATGGTCCTTGCGGTCATCTTCCTCCTGGGCACGCTGGGCTGCACGTTCTCGCCAAACACCGAAGTGATGATCGCCGCCCGGTTCATCCTAGGGCTGGCGGTGGGCGGCGCATCCGTCACTGTTCCCGTCTACCTGGCCGAGGTATCGCCCAGCAACCGGCGCGGCCGGATTGTCACCCAGAACGAACTCATGATCGTCACCGGGCAGCTGCTCGCCTTCATCTTCAACGCATACCTGGGCAACACCTTTGGTGAAGCCGGCGGCATCTGGCGCTGGATGTTGGTCATCGCCACCCTGCCGGCCATCGCCCTCTGGATCGGGATGAACTTCATGCCGGAGAGCCCCCGCTGGCTGGCCTCCATTGGCAGCTTCGGGGAGACCCTCAGCGTGCTGCAGCGGATCCGTTCGCAGGAGGAGGCACGCAGGGAGTTCGAAGAAGTCAAAGCCATGGCGGTGGAGGACTACAAGTCCAAGATGGGCTCCTGGAAGGACCTGGGCATCCCGTGGCTGCGCCGGATCTTCTTCGTGGGCCTCGGCCTTGCGGTGATCCAGCAGATCACCGGCGTGAACTCGATCATGTATTACGGAACGCAGATCCTGTCGCAGTCCGGTTTTGGCCGGGAGGCGGCGCTGACGGCCAACATCGCCAACGGCGCCATCTCGGTCCTGGCCACGTTCGTCGGGATCTGGCTGCTGGGCAGGGTGGGCCGGCGCAGGATGCTGATCACCGGCCAGGTGGGAACCACGGCGGCGCTGCTGCTCATCGGCCTCTTCTCCCTGATATTGCCTGAAGGCTCAGCCCGCGGGTTCGTCATCCTGTCCCTCACCGTGACGTTCCTGGCCTTCCAGCAAGGCGCCATCTCCCCGGTGACGTGGCTGATGCTTTCGGAAATCTTCCCGCTGAAGATCCGTGGCCTGGGCATGGGCGCCTCCGCGTTCCTGCTGTGGATCGTGAACTTCCTGATTGGATTCGGCTTCCCACAGCTGCTGGCCGCCATTGGGATCTCCAACACGTTCTTCGTCTTCGCCGTGCTGGGGGTGGGCGCCATCGCCTTTGCCGCCAGGTACGTGCCCGAAACCAAGGACAAGAGCCTGGAGGACCTGGAGCACTACTTCAAAAATGTGGCAGGAAGGGAACCTGACACCGCCGGGAGCCGGCGCGCCTTCTAG
- a CDS encoding Gfo/Idh/MocA family protein: protein MTETLRVAVIGAGRMGADHIQRLNKRIHGAEVAAVVDVDLARAQAAIEGIPGAVALADAEEALNNGDVNAVLIATPGFLHEDILLKALARDIPILCEKPLTPDAASSWKIVEAEVALGHQRIQVGFMRRFDAEYATLGSIIRNHELGELLMLHHQHRNPGTPEGFTNEMLINDSVVHEFDAIRFFTGEEITSVQVRLGKATKNAPNGQHDPQHVLLETESGVLADVEIYVNAKFGYEVATQASFEEGIVSIGGDKGPYTRSAGHWGGNVTPGFEERFGAAYDVEIQSWVDAALKGDIGGPSAWDGYATAACCEAGVEAQKNGEKVAVKLAAKPDLYK from the coding sequence ATGACTGAAACCCTCCGCGTCGCCGTCATCGGCGCAGGCCGCATGGGCGCCGACCACATCCAGCGCCTCAACAAGCGCATTCATGGAGCTGAAGTTGCCGCCGTCGTCGACGTCGACCTTGCCCGCGCCCAGGCCGCCATCGAAGGCATCCCCGGCGCAGTGGCCCTCGCCGATGCCGAAGAGGCCCTCAACAACGGCGACGTCAACGCCGTCCTGATCGCCACCCCCGGCTTCCTGCACGAGGACATCCTGCTCAAGGCCCTCGCCAGGGACATTCCGATCCTCTGCGAAAAGCCCCTCACCCCCGACGCCGCATCCTCCTGGAAAATCGTCGAAGCCGAGGTGGCACTGGGCCATCAGCGGATCCAGGTGGGCTTCATGCGCCGCTTCGACGCCGAATACGCCACGCTGGGTTCGATCATCCGCAACCACGAACTCGGCGAACTGCTAATGCTGCACCACCAGCACCGCAACCCGGGCACCCCCGAGGGCTTCACCAACGAGATGCTGATCAACGACTCCGTGGTCCACGAATTCGACGCCATCCGGTTCTTCACCGGCGAGGAAATCACCAGCGTCCAGGTCCGCCTGGGCAAGGCCACCAAGAACGCCCCGAACGGCCAGCACGATCCGCAGCACGTCCTGCTGGAGACCGAGTCCGGCGTCCTGGCCGACGTCGAAATCTATGTCAACGCCAAGTTCGGCTACGAGGTGGCTACGCAGGCCTCCTTCGAAGAGGGCATCGTCAGCATTGGCGGCGACAAGGGACCCTACACCCGCAGCGCCGGCCATTGGGGCGGCAACGTCACCCCCGGGTTCGAGGAGCGGTTCGGGGCAGCGTACGACGTCGAAATCCAGTCCTGGGTTGACGCGGCACTTAAGGGCGACATCGGCGGCCCCTCCGCCTGGGACGGGTACGCCACCGCAGCGTGCTGCGAAGCAGGCGTCGAAGCGCAGAAGAACGGCGAAAAGGTCGCCGTGAAGCTGGCCGCAAAGCCCGACCTCTACAAGTAG
- a CDS encoding sugar phosphate isomerase/epimerase: MTENKLIIGTAPDSWGVWFADDPKQTPWERFLDEVAESGYKWIELGPYGYLPTDPTRLAEELKQRDLQISAGTVFTAFHRGLDQWETAWEPARKVAELTAAMGGEHIVVIPAMWRDDVTGEAVESGTLSEKAWNDLFAGHNRLGKTLIEDFGLKQQFHSHADSHVGAQADIETLLGATDPQYLNLCLDTGHAEYCGASSLELIKNYPDRIGYLHLKQINPDVLRKVNEEDMTWAAANLAGVMTEPPNGLPDLRAVIEAVEALNRPIFGIVEQDMYPVAFDVPMPIAKRTRNYLLSCGSRTAVS; encoded by the coding sequence ATGACTGAAAACAAGTTGATCATCGGCACGGCGCCGGACTCCTGGGGTGTCTGGTTCGCGGACGATCCGAAGCAGACCCCATGGGAACGCTTCCTCGACGAGGTGGCCGAATCCGGCTACAAGTGGATCGAACTCGGACCGTACGGCTACCTGCCCACCGACCCCACCCGCCTGGCGGAGGAGCTGAAGCAGCGCGACCTGCAGATCTCCGCCGGCACGGTGTTTACCGCCTTCCACCGCGGCCTGGACCAGTGGGAAACCGCCTGGGAACCGGCCCGCAAGGTCGCCGAGCTCACCGCGGCCATGGGCGGCGAGCATATCGTGGTCATCCCCGCCATGTGGCGCGATGACGTCACCGGTGAAGCCGTGGAAAGCGGCACGCTGAGTGAAAAGGCCTGGAACGACCTGTTCGCCGGCCACAACCGCCTGGGCAAGACCCTGATCGAGGACTTCGGCCTGAAGCAGCAGTTCCACTCCCACGCCGACTCCCACGTTGGCGCGCAGGCGGACATCGAAACGCTGCTCGGAGCCACCGATCCCCAGTACCTGAACCTCTGCCTGGACACCGGACACGCCGAGTACTGTGGCGCCTCCAGCTTGGAACTGATCAAGAACTACCCGGACCGAATCGGCTACCTGCACCTGAAGCAGATCAACCCGGACGTCCTCAGGAAGGTGAACGAGGAAGACATGACGTGGGCCGCCGCCAACCTGGCCGGCGTCATGACCGAACCGCCCAACGGCCTGCCCGACCTGCGCGCGGTCATCGAAGCGGTGGAGGCGCTCAACCGGCCCATCTTCGGCATCGTGGAACAGGACATGTATCCGGTGGCCTTCGATGTACCGATGCCCATTGCCAAGCGCACCCGCAACTACCTGCTGTCCTGCGGCTCCCGCACCGCCGTCAGCTAG
- a CDS encoding substrate-binding domain-containing protein, with protein sequence MKKFSWRKAVLVAAVVPMMALSACSTQGGKPADSGKAAGAGQAATTDRIKVALITHAAPGDTFWDIVRKGAEEAAAKDNVELLYTSDPEGGRQAQLIEQAVDQKVDGIAVTLAKPDALKSALKKATDAGIPVVSLNAGESVSAQLGAFTHFGSNEKLAGAAVGQKLASEAVSHPICVIQEQGHVGLEARCAGVKEKIPGTEVLYVTGTDMTQVSSTVTAKLQATADADAIIGLGAPYTLTILKAVSSAGSKVKVASFDMNAELAQKIATGEILFTVDQQPWLQGYGAIDSIWQNKRGGFTIGGGQPVLTGPAIVDKAAAAKVLQFAQQGVR encoded by the coding sequence GTGAAGAAGTTTTCGTGGCGCAAGGCGGTCCTGGTGGCGGCCGTTGTTCCGATGATGGCTCTCAGTGCTTGTTCCACCCAGGGCGGTAAGCCTGCCGACAGCGGCAAGGCCGCCGGCGCCGGACAGGCGGCCACCACTGACAGGATTAAGGTTGCGCTGATTACCCACGCGGCTCCCGGCGATACCTTCTGGGACATCGTGCGCAAGGGGGCCGAAGAAGCTGCAGCCAAGGACAACGTGGAGCTCCTCTATACCTCGGACCCCGAAGGTGGCCGCCAGGCACAGCTGATCGAGCAGGCCGTGGATCAGAAAGTCGACGGCATCGCAGTCACGCTCGCCAAGCCCGACGCGCTGAAGAGTGCCTTGAAGAAGGCAACGGATGCCGGCATCCCGGTGGTCAGCCTCAACGCCGGTGAGTCGGTCTCCGCGCAACTGGGCGCCTTTACGCACTTCGGTTCAAACGAGAAACTCGCCGGTGCCGCTGTTGGCCAGAAACTCGCGAGCGAAGCCGTGTCCCATCCCATCTGCGTGATCCAGGAACAGGGCCACGTTGGCCTGGAGGCCAGGTGCGCTGGAGTCAAGGAAAAGATTCCGGGAACAGAAGTCCTCTACGTTACGGGCACGGACATGACCCAGGTATCCTCCACCGTCACTGCAAAGCTGCAGGCAACGGCGGACGCTGACGCCATCATTGGATTGGGTGCCCCATACACGTTGACCATCCTGAAGGCTGTCAGCTCCGCCGGCAGCAAGGTCAAGGTGGCCTCATTCGACATGAACGCCGAGCTTGCCCAGAAGATCGCCACCGGCGAGATCCTCTTCACCGTGGACCAGCAGCCGTGGCTGCAGGGTTATGGCGCCATCGATTCAATCTGGCAAAACAAGCGTGGCGGCTTCACCATCGGTGGCGGCCAGCCGGTACTCACCGGTCCGGCCATCGTGGACAAAGCCGCAGCAGCCAAAGTGCTCCAGTTTGCCCAGCAAGGCGTCCGCTAA